One stretch of Cryomorphaceae bacterium DNA includes these proteins:
- a CDS encoding AI-2E family transporter encodes MKCWTCYICMDTELSHANVAGPDRDPHAPPSPSNPYFRFCYSTSIAMQDLNFKSLMRVTVFLVFTIALGHLMIIGKQIIIPLLISFFLAFLLLPMVRQLEKWRFPTPLAAITALLSITMIIGGILTLFGTQIRRFGRDIDNISERLLSLRSSLPGPLQESMSDWSSDDLYVLVEENMGSIFQGISGFVSSFTFLVIIPVYIILILIYRDVFRNFIIRVMENASPAPDATPSDKKSIREIIPSISGIIQSYIVGMFYVICILFVLNSIALNALGIEHALLFAAFAAMLNIIPFVGPLVGSLLPALYSLVTMDSLFYPFAVVMAFVVIQTAESYLITPNIVGRNLKLNPMVTLLTLFLGASLWGVIGMIVFIPLVAILKEILANIHGLEPYAYVLGTGEKDKLNQAPGWLSRLSEKVSEWWKKRSA; translated from the coding sequence ATGAAATGCTGGACCTGCTACATTTGTATGGACACGGAGTTAAGTCATGCAAATGTAGCGGGTCCAGACAGAGACCCCCATGCACCCCCATCTCCCTCAAATCCGTACTTTCGCTTTTGTTACTCCACGAGCATAGCTATGCAAGACCTCAATTTCAAAAGTTTGATGCGCGTTACGGTATTCCTCGTGTTTACCATCGCGCTGGGGCATTTGATGATTATCGGAAAGCAGATTATCATTCCCTTACTCATCTCCTTTTTTCTCGCCTTTTTGCTTCTGCCCATGGTGCGTCAACTGGAAAAATGGCGCTTTCCCACACCGCTGGCGGCCATCACCGCGCTGCTGTCTATTACCATGATTATTGGAGGTATCCTTACCCTTTTTGGCACTCAGATCCGGCGCTTTGGCCGCGATATAGATAATATTTCTGAGCGCCTGCTCTCTCTGCGTTCCTCGCTTCCGGGCCCCTTGCAGGAATCCATGTCAGACTGGTCTTCCGACGACCTTTACGTACTCGTTGAAGAGAATATGGGAAGCATCTTTCAGGGTATCAGTGGCTTTGTAAGCAGTTTTACTTTTCTGGTTATCATTCCGGTGTACATCATTCTGATTCTGATTTACCGCGATGTTTTTCGAAATTTTATCATCCGGGTCATGGAAAATGCCAGCCCCGCACCGGACGCTACCCCATCAGACAAAAAGAGTATCCGCGAAATCATCCCAAGTATCTCCGGTATCATTCAAAGCTACATCGTGGGGATGTTCTACGTGATTTGTATCCTGTTTGTGCTCAACAGCATCGCCTTAAATGCTTTAGGGATAGAGCACGCCCTGTTGTTTGCAGCCTTTGCGGCCATGCTCAACATTATTCCCTTTGTAGGACCCCTGGTGGGCTCGCTGTTGCCTGCACTGTATTCACTCGTAACCATGGATTCGCTGTTTTATCCTTTTGCTGTGGTGATGGCTTTTGTGGTCATTCAAACGGCCGAGAGCTACCTTATAACCCCCAACATCGTGGGGCGCAATCTCAAACTCAATCCAATGGTTACGCTGCTTACCTTGTTTCTCGGAGCGTCCCTTTGGGGTGTAATAGGCATGATTGTGTTTATTCCGCTGGTGGCCATTCTCAAAGAGATTCTGGCCAATATTCACGGCCTTGAGCCCTACGCTTATGTGCTCGGTACGGGAGAGAAAGACA